Below is a genomic region from Candidatus Methylomirabilis tolerans.
AGAGCGGGCCAGGCGTCTCATGGGTCAACGGGGCATAGAAGCACACTCTGCGGTTCGTCTGATTGAGGAAAGCGATGAGGCCAGGCGGCGCTTCATCCAATATCACTACGGGGAAGACATCGACGCCGTCGCCCACTACGATCTGGTCATCAATGCTGATCGCCTGAACGTGGAGGTGGTGACGCGCCTCATTCAACTCGCCGCAGAGATGGCAGATCTCATGGGGAAGGGGCAAGAGATCGGACGTTGGCTCGAGACGGCCCGCCCGTTCCCCTTTGCTCATCCCAGCGAGGAGGAGTTTGCGAAGGTTTTGGATTTCTACCAAATACGGTGGGAATATGAGCCCAGGACATTTCCTCTTGCCTGGGATGAGGCGGGCAATGCGGCCGAAGCCTTTTCGCCGGACTTCTATTTAGTTGACTTCGACCTTTTTATTGAGCTGACCACGCTTAAGCAGAGTCTGGTGACGGAGAAGAATCGAAAGATCAGGCGATTTCGAGAGTTGTACCCGGAGGTTGCACTCAAGGTATTTTACGGGAGGGATTATCGAAGCTTACTCGCCAAGTATGGGCTTGCAAAAAGAGGTAGCTCCAAGTGACCCTTTGGCCTCTTTACTTTCCCAGGAAAATCACTCTTCAGCTTTTCCTGGCTTCCCTTGATCTTACCACCAGCTTGCTTAGCCTGATGCGTTGCTCAAGGGCCCGGGAACTTCTGAACTACCCCGGTACTTTCAGGCCTCCAGACCTCTTGGAGC
It encodes:
- a CDS encoding cytidylate kinase family protein, whose translation is MAIITISRQIGSGGDEIAARLAKELRFTLVDHTLLVELLKAQGLSKSDVEALDEAEFGEARQDPEQDRVYVDLLPTLITDLAAEKNLVVLGRGGQCIFRGFPGALHVRVVANAKERARRLMGQRGIEAHSAVRLIEESDEARRRFIQYHYGEDIDAVAHYDLVINADRLNVEVVTRLIQLAAEMADLMGKGQEIGRWLETARPFPFAHPSEEEFAKVLDFYQIRWEYEPRTFPLAWDEAGNAAEAFSPDFYLVDFDLFIELTTLKQSLVTEKNRKIRRFRELYPEVALKVFYGRDYRSLLAKYGLAKRGSSK